CTCCGACCCTTGACCGACTGGTTGTTCAGGACGGCTCCAGTGATTCGACGCAACAGGAAGTCGAGGAACTGGGCGAGATGCAATTGAATCTCCCCTTCAACATTGGCTACGGCCTGGCTCTGCAGACCGGTCTCAAATACGCCATTGAGAAGGGCTATGATCTTGTCGTCTGCATAGATGGCGATGGGCAGCACCGGCCCGAAGATGTCCCGGCGCTTCTGGAGGAGCAGAAAGAAACCGGTGCGGACGTAGTAATAGGTTCTCGTTACCTCGGGAAATCGTATCAGGGCCCGTTGGAACGTCGTGTAGGACAGATGCTGTTCTCCAGCTTGACGCATTTCTTAATCGGGCACAGAATTTTTGATACTACATCCGGCTTCAAGGTTCTCACCGCTCGAGCCTGCGAAGCAATGAGCAGCGGTATCTTCCTCGACTTCCATATTGAGACGATTGTGCGACTCAGCATTCTTGGTTTCAAGATTGTCGAACATCCCGTCGTTGTGAAAGAAAGACTGCACGGCCGGTCGATGCATACCTTCTGGAACGCTATCCAGTATCCGATCAAGACGTTAGTTCTGACCATCGCGGCCATCACCGACGCCCTCCTCAACCGGGAACAACCATGAGCTTACAGGGAATACTCCTCGTCGATCTGATAGGACTCGCGTTGATCGTATTGATGATCAACTTGCTGCGCACGCACAGGCTCAATGTGGGATACAGCCTGACCTGGATTGCCGCGACGCTCGCCTCTATGGTGATCGTGTCAGTGCCCTCACTTCTGGATCTTCTACCACGGCTAGTCGGTGCCGAGTATCCAGCCTCCGCGCTCAGTCTGTTGGCGTTTCTGTTCATCTTCCTGGTACTGATATTTATGAGTGTAAGACTGTCTCACCTGTCAGCACGACAGATCGAGTTGGTGCAGATGCTGTCAATAGATCGCGTGGACGATCAACCAGATCATCCGCGATCGGACGGGGTGACTGAAGATGAGTAGGCGCGGATCAGCCGTAGCCTGTTGTGCACAGAGACGGTGTGCAGGAGGTATGTATTGACCCAGTCCAGAGCGCGTATCTGCATACTGACAGAAACGTTCTTTCCGGTTGTTGGCGGAGGGGAAACGCAGGCGCTGGATCTGGGCAACAACCTTGCAGAACGGGGACACTCAGTTATCGTCGTCACCAGACGCTCGGATGCTACTCATGAAAAAAGGGGCAAAGTTGGCGAACTATTGGTGTTTCGAGTCACTCCCTCCGGTACCGGGCGCCGGAAGAAGTGGGGACTCCTGCTCACCGTAATACCGGCGCTCATCAGACTTCGCGATCGATACGACGTTATCCTCGTGTCGGGGTATCGCATCATCGGACTCACGGCGGTCGCCATCGGAATGCGCCTGGGAAAGAAGATCCTGCTAAAGGCTGACAGCCTCGGTGAGATGTCTGGAGAGTTCTTTCGACGCGGGCTTGGAACCGTGAGACTCTCGACAAAGAACCGGGCATTCAGATTCTTCATCAATACTCGAAATCGAATCTTGCGACGCGCCGACGGCATGGTATCCATCTCATCGGCGGTACGAGATGAACTACTGGAAGCGCACATCCGGCCCGAGATGATTCACGATATCCCGAACGGTGTGGACACCACAAGATTTACACCTGTGAGCGATCCGGTGAAGGCGCGTCTTCGTGACCGACTCGGTCTTGATCAGCACGCCCAGATTGGCGTCTATACTGGCAGGCTCGTGTCGTACAAGGGACTTGCGTTGCTGCTGCGAGTGTGGAGGGAAGTTGTTGATGAATTTTCCAACGCGAAGCTCTTGCTCGTTGGCTCGGGAGGATTGGACATGCACAACTGCGAAGACGAGCTCCGATCATACGTCGCCAATCATGGTTTGCAGAATCATGTGAGCTTTTCCGGATCGGTCCGGAACGTCGAGGAGTATCTGCAGGCATCCGACCTGTTCGTCTTTCCAACAGAGAGCGAGGCTTTCGGGCTTTCGCTTGTCGAGGCGATGGCGTGCGGGCTACCGGTAATTACGACTACCGTCGGGGGCGTTCGCGACATCGTCAGACACATGGAGGACGGCCTGATGATTAAGCCGGCAGATAGCCATGCGCTCCTGGCCGGGATTCGAAAGCTCCTGGATGATCCAGACCTCCGGACGCGACTTGGTTCGGCAGCCTGCCGAACGGCACGAGAACGATTCTCCTCCGTCCGAGTGGCAGATCTGTACAGCAGCCTTATCGAAACACTTGCGAGTTCTGGACAACCCGTAGGAAACGCAACGGGGTCGATCAGCGAGAAATGAATACCTCGAAAGACAGTGGACGGATCGCGAGCTCCTGGGAGCGTTGGGTGCCCGGTGTATGCCGACTTGCAGCAGTGGGTCTTGGTGTGCTTCACACGGCTGCGGCCGTCCGTCGTTTCTCCATGAATGCAGATGGCATTAGCTATCTCGACATCGGGGATCTTTACATGCGCGGCGACTGGGCGGCGGCCGTGAATTCGGTCTGGAGTCCCATGTACTCGTGGATCCTTGGGTCGGTCTTGTACATTTTCGAGCCGTCGGCTCGATGGGAATTCGCCGCAGTGCAACTCGCTAATCTGGCGATCTATCTGGTCGCGCTGTTGAGTTTCGAATTCTTCTGGCGCCAATTGATGACCCATCGCCGCAGCCGTCTCGGAGACAGCCGGGAATCCCGGTCCGGTCTGCCGGACTGGGCATGGCCGGTGATCGGATACGGTCTGTTTATCTACACGTCCCTCGGGCTTATAGAACTCTGGTCGGTGACTCCTGACATGCTGATGACCGTGTGGGTCTATCTCGCATCTGGTCTCATACTTAGGATTCGAAGCGGAACGGATTCCTGGGCCGCGTTTGTCGGAGTCGGTTTGTTGATGGGAGCATCCTATCTGACGAAGTCCGTCATGTTGCCCCTGTCTCTTGCGTTCATATTGGCAGCGTTTCTGTCGGCTGGACGGCAACGCCGACTCGTTCGAACGGCCGTAGCGCTTGGAGCTATGCTTGTTGTCGCGGCTCCCTTCATAGCCGCGATTTCATCGTCGACCGGACGCTTCACAACGGGTGACGCCGGTCGCCTAACGTTCCTGCGTCACGTCAACGGAATTTCGTACCCGCACTGGCAAGGATCGGTCGATGGGTTCGGCCAACCGGAGCACGGTTCGAGGCTGGTTCACAACTCCCCACCGGTCTATGAGTTCGCGGAGCCGATTGCTGGTACGTATCCGATTTCGTTTGATCCATCCTACTGGTACCGGGGGGCGATCGTCCAGCTTCAACCCGCTCGACAGCTGATCGCTGTCGCAGCCAGTGGACTGTTCTACGCCG
This window of the Rhodothermales bacterium genome carries:
- a CDS encoding glycosyltransferase family 2 protein; the protein is PTLDRLVVQDGSSDSTQQEVEELGEMQLNLPFNIGYGLALQTGLKYAIEKGYDLVVCIDGDGQHRPEDVPALLEEQKETGADVVIGSRYLGKSYQGPLERRVGQMLFSSLTHFLIGHRIFDTTSGFKVLTARACEAMSSGIFLDFHIETIVRLSILGFKIVEHPVVVKERLHGRSMHTFWNAIQYPIKTLVLTIAAITDALLNREQP
- a CDS encoding DUF2304 domain-containing protein, translating into MSLQGILLVDLIGLALIVLMINLLRTHRLNVGYSLTWIAATLASMVIVSVPSLLDLLPRLVGAEYPASALSLLAFLFIFLVLIFMSVRLSHLSARQIELVQMLSIDRVDDQPDHPRSDGVTEDE
- a CDS encoding glycosyltransferase family 4 protein, producing the protein MTQSRARICILTETFFPVVGGGETQALDLGNNLAERGHSVIVVTRRSDATHEKRGKVGELLVFRVTPSGTGRRKKWGLLLTVIPALIRLRDRYDVILVSGYRIIGLTAVAIGMRLGKKILLKADSLGEMSGEFFRRGLGTVRLSTKNRAFRFFINTRNRILRRADGMVSISSAVRDELLEAHIRPEMIHDIPNGVDTTRFTPVSDPVKARLRDRLGLDQHAQIGVYTGRLVSYKGLALLLRVWREVVDEFSNAKLLLVGSGGLDMHNCEDELRSYVANHGLQNHVSFSGSVRNVEEYLQASDLFVFPTESEAFGLSLVEAMACGLPVITTTVGGVRDIVRHMEDGLMIKPADSHALLAGIRKLLDDPDLRTRLGSAACRTARERFSSVRVADLYSSLIETLASSGQPVGNATGSISEK